One stretch of Microplitis mediator isolate UGA2020A chromosome 9, iyMicMedi2.1, whole genome shotgun sequence DNA includes these proteins:
- the LOC130675024 gene encoding ribonuclease H1-like, with protein sequence MPKAGLPSLRTDRVFATGQFTTISEPATGLGIYFGPNHPQNLSLPCFERNTNNGAELEAILQALKIIRNFNLTKIDIFTDSEYLCNSLTIWYENWKKRDWVTSTGKPVSYKRELNYIKSQMETRDIKIHHVPGHNGIHGNEQADQLARNGAKLFELSKSKSKTEFNIHSSTASSKK encoded by the coding sequence ATGCCGAAGGCCGGATTACCATCTTTACGGACGGATCGTGTTTTCGCAACGGGTCAGTTTACTACTATCTCCGAACCAGCAACGGGTTTAGGAATTTATTTCGGACCAAATCATCCCCAAAATTTATCACTTCCATGCTTTGAAAGAAACACAAACAACGGCGCTGAGTTAGAGGCTATCCTTCaagctttaaaaattatcagaaatttcaatttaacaaaaatagaCATTTTCACGGATTCAGAATATTTATGCAATAGCCTCACCATCTGGTATGAGAACTGGAAAAAACGGGATTGGGTCACCTCAACGGGAAAGCCCGTTTCATATAAACGGGAGCTCAATTATATCAAATCTCAAATGGAGACCCGGGATATTAAAATCCACCATGTTCCCGGCCACAATGGAATCCATGGCAATGAACAAGCTGACCAACTAGCCAGAAATGGAGCTAAGCTATTTGAACTATCtaaatcaaaatcaaaaaCGGAGTTCAACATTCATTCATCAACTGCAAGCTCAAAGAAATAG
- the LOC130675025 gene encoding cyclin-T-like produces the protein MHRFFIHHSLAKFHRYEIATAAIFLAAKVEEEPQKSQAVISALHVCLNKYEVHQLDTTFAENQEKFKALTSNEQLLLGTLGFKMGVSHPHHYIKKFCGEIKACKELCKIFLQMANYTLQMTSMCLKYKPAVVASFCIYFTIQSSQWKIPQVIDGNLWFWLLDTKVTFDLLIKMDREFKAVLDKMSPRIKNRVMGLFKNPSVKVSAVNRIATTPSSSDPENVSGNPEVEKPRTRRKISYHEYRDRLMKKKSESDGSSTSSPPDVEVQDNSIGSTCQLVPSTVPDLDHSRKRQNNYDMGSILCSAKRRKFL, from the coding sequence ATGCACAGATTCTTTATTCACCATTCATTAGCCAAGTTTCACCGGTATGAAATTGCCACGGCGGCGATTTTTCTGGCGGCAAAGGTGGAAGAAGAGCCACAAAAATCGCAGGCGGTCATCAGCGCTCTTCATGTCTGCCTAAACAAATACGAAGTCCACCAACTGGACACTACTTTTGCCGAGAACCAGGAGAAGTTCAAGGCACTAACTTCAAATGAGCAACTTCTTCTGGGAACACTTGGATTTAAGATGGGGGTTAGTCACCCTCATCATTACATCAAGAAATTCTGTGGGGAAATAAAAGCTTGCAAGGAATTATGCAAGATTTTTCTACAGATGGCTAATTATACATTACAGATGACATCAATGTGCCTGAAATATAAACCGGCAGTTGTGGCGTCATTCTGTATTTATTTCACCATCCAATCGTCGCAGTGGAAGATTCCTCAAGTCATAGACGGGAATCTTTGGTTTTGGTTACTCGATACTAAAGTGACGTTCGATTTGCTGATTAAGATGGACAGGGAGTTCAAAGCGGTTTTAGATAAAATGTCACCCAGAATAAAAAACCGGGTGAtgggattatttaaaaatccatcGGTCAAAGTGAGTGCAGTGAATCGGATAGCGACGACCCCCAGTTCATCGGATCCAGAAAATGTTTCCGGTAACCCTGAAGTCGAGAAACCAAGGACTCGACGAAAAATCAGCTATCACGAGTATCGTGATAgactgatgaagaaaaaatctgAGTCAGATGGGTCATCGACTTCTTCACCTCCTGATGTAGAAGTTCAGGATAATTCCATTGGAAGTACCTGCCAACTTGTACCCTCAACTGTACCGGATCTGGACCACAGCCGTAAGCGTCAAAATAATTACGACATGGGCAGTATTTTGTGTTCTGCTAAAAGACGTAAGTTTTTGTAg
- the LOC130675026 gene encoding tigger transposable element-derived protein 4-like — translation MPKRKINVLSLSDKLKIINAFESGKSRCEIRSEFGLPESSYYKIIKFKDSIKSQCSEGHGNIKRIRLSEFPDVEKCLLEWIKQTLDKNIPIDGPLLKQKSQDFALKLGVENFSASNGWLEGFKKRNDISFKKVAGESKSVDLGVCSQWTKDLPNLLEGYDAEDIYNADETALFYKCLPDKTFIFKGEKCHGGKQSKDRLTVLQCVNMIGTDKLPLLIIGKSKRPRCFKGVKTLPVDYANNTKAWMTKELFKDWLRKVNKQMIIKQKKILLIIDNCTAHTDLLKLENVKILFLPANTTSKLQSLDQGIIHTFKRFYRREVINHTLKCLDESVSSEINVLLAMKFARKAWYAVSGVTVQNCFKKAGFHINKQYILPDESEVELEVGPSDDEWAKLVSHETTDFEVMPTFDDFIRIDDDVATAGEFTEDDIIQNCVTDGNESDDDADQSQSLDKELEKIPKKQEALKALETLHKFFEYSAIGDRTIFDKIYELEKHAHNVKSGIQKKLTDFFK, via the coding sequence ATGCCTAAACGAAAAATCAACGTGTTGTCGTTAAGTgataaacttaaaattataaatgcatTTGAATCGGGTAAATCAAGGTGTGAAAtacggagtgaatttggattaCCTGAATCAAgctattataaaattataaaatttaaagattcaATAAAGTCCCAGTGCTCCGAGGGACACGGAAACATCAAGCGGATCCGGCTTTCTGAGTTTCCCGACGTTGAAAAATGTCTTCTTGAGTGGATCAAACAGACTCTCGATAAAAACATTCCCATAGATGGGCCACtgttaaaacaaaaatcgCAAGACTTTGCCTTAAAATTGGGAGTTGAAAACTTTTCAGCCAGTAATGGCTGGTTAGAGGGTTTTAAAAAGCGGAACGACATATCGTTTAAGAAAGTAGCTGGAGAAAGTAAATCAGTGGATCTAGGAGTGTGTAGCCAATGGACAAAAGATTTACCAAATCTTTTAGAAGGATATGATGCAGAGGATATTTATAATGCTGATGAAACCGCTCTGTTCTATAAGTGCCTACCGgataaaacatttatatttaaaggcGAAAAATGCCACGGAGGTAAACAGAGTAAAGATCGCCTTACTGTTTTACAGTGTGTCAATATGATCGGTACGGACAAACTTCCTCTGTTGATTATCGGGAAATCTAAGCGGCCAAGGTGTTTCAAAGGCGTCAAGACTCTACCCGTCGATTATGCGAATAATACAAAAGCTTGGATGACCAAAGAATTGTTCAAAGATTGGTTGAGAAAAGTTAACAAgcaaatgataataaaacaaaaaaaaattttgcttatTATAGACAATTGTACTGCACACACAGATTTACTAAAACtggaaaatgttaaaattctgtTCTTACCTGCAAATACCACCAGTAAACTTCAATCGTTAGATCAAGGCATCATACACACATTTAAACGATTCTATCGTAGAGAAGTTATTAATCATACTCTCAAGTGTTTGGACGAAAGTGTTAGCTCTGAGATCAATGTACTTTTAGCAATGAAATTTGCAAGAAAAGCGTGGTACGCAGTAAGTGGCGTTACCGTTCAAAATTGCTTCAAGAAAGCTGGATttcatattaataaacaatatattcTGCCAGATGAAAGTGAGGTTGAACTTGAAGTTGGACCTAGTGATGACGAATGGGCCAAGCTTGTGTCTCATGAAACAACTGATTTTGAGGTAATGCCAACCTTTGATGATTTTATACGGATTGACGACGACGTGGCTACTGCTGGAGAATTCACCGAAGAtgatattattcaaaattgcGTGACTGACGGGAATGAAAGTGACGATGATGCTGACCAATCACAGAGTTTGGATAAAGAactcgaaaaaataccaaaaaagcAAGAAGCTTTAAAGGCTTTGGAGACGCTCCATAAGTTTTTTGAATATTCAGCGATTGGTGATAGGactatatttgataaaatatatgaactcGAAAAACATGCACATAATGTAAAATCAggaatacaaaaaaagttgacagattttttcaagtaa